The genomic region TATCAAATCTTCCAGGTCTTAATATTGCTGGGTCTAATATGTCCAATCTGTTTGTTGCTCCAATAACTTTGACATCCCCTCTTGCTTCAAATCCATCCATCTCCGCTAAGAGTTGCATTAATGTCCTCTGAACTTCCCTATCCCCACCTGTTAAAGCCTCTGTTCTTTTTGCAGCAACAGCATCAATTTCATCAATGAATATTATTGATGGTGCTTTTTCTTTTGCCAATTTAAAGACATCTCTAACCAACTTTGCACCTTCTCCAATGAATTTCTTTACAAGTTCTGAACCAACAATTTTTATGAATGTTGCATTGGTTTCTGCTGCAACTGCCTTAGCAAGCAATGTCTTACCAGTTCCCGGAGGTCCATATAAGAGAACTCCTTTTGGAGGTTCAATACCAATCTTTTCAAACAATTCTGGATTCTTTAATGGAAGTTCAACAACTTCTTTGATTTCTTGGATTTGTTTTGCCAATCCACCAATATCGCTAAATGAAACTCTTGGTCTTTCATCAATCTCCATAGCCATTGCTCTTATATCTTTTTCTTTTGGAAGAATGTCTACTACAGACAATGTCTGCTGGTTTAAACAAACCCTTGCTCCTGGCATTAACTCCTCTGGATTTACGAATTGAGAAACATTAACCAAAAAATGCGGTCCTGTTGAACTCTTTACAACAACTTTTCTATCGCTAACTTTTTCAATGATTGTTCCAATTATCAATGGAGGGACTCTCAACCTGTCAAGTTCTCTCTTTAGGATTTCATTTTCTTTTATTAATTGTAAATTCTCTCTCTCCAAGTCCCTCTTTTCCATCTCCATTCGTAAAAGTTTGCTTTCCAATTCGGCAATATATGCTTTCTCTTTAAATTCATTTAAATCTATTTTTTCATTGTTTTCTTTTATATCGTTGTATTCTTCATAAGCCATTATATTACCTCCATAAATATATAATGAAAAATAAAATATATATGTGTTGTGAAAATTGGTAATATTTTTAAATTCTAATCTATTAATATCAAAATTTTATAATATTAAATACCTTAATA from Methanotorris formicicus Mc-S-70 harbors:
- a CDS encoding proteasome-activating nucleotidase, whose amino-acid sequence is MAYEEYNDIKENNEKIDLNEFKEKAYIAELESKLLRMEMEKRDLERENLQLIKENEILKRELDRLRVPPLIIGTIIEKVSDRKVVVKSSTGPHFLVNVSQFVNPEELMPGARVCLNQQTLSVVDILPKEKDIRAMAMEIDERPRVSFSDIGGLAKQIQEIKEVVELPLKNPELFEKIGIEPPKGVLLYGPPGTGKTLLAKAVAAETNATFIKIVGSELVKKFIGEGAKLVRDVFKLAKEKAPSIIFIDEIDAVAAKRTEALTGGDREVQRTLMQLLAEMDGFEARGDVKVIGATNRLDILDPAILRPGRFDRIIEIPAPDEEGRLEILKIHTKKMNLKDINLKKIAKMTEGCVGAELKAICTEAGMFAIREGREYVTMDDFMKAVDKIIGKKRKGEVISPHLEVLYR